A stretch of Myxococcus hansupus DNA encodes these proteins:
- a CDS encoding ATP-grasp domain-containing protein → MDVAILTYHALPQLEPYDACLLPALTALGLDARPVIWDDPAMDWRTVRLALVRNTWDSHLRRDAFVAWADKVGRLTQLQNPAPVLRWNTHKAYLRELEEKGVAVTPTVWVRQGDTLDVGALAAERGWDTVVLKPAVSAGALKTHIFPRAEADAATARVAALAREGDVMVQPYLTTFEKEGERSYIYFDGAFSHAVHRPPTLADAPRGFSKPVAFTPENPAELRLAESVLEAVGQPLLYARVDVATDNAGQPRLQELEVTEPSLFLSLDAGAADRMARAIAAKL, encoded by the coding sequence GTGGACGTCGCCATCCTCACCTATCACGCACTGCCTCAGCTCGAGCCGTACGACGCCTGCCTGCTCCCCGCGCTCACCGCGCTGGGTTTGGATGCGAGGCCCGTCATCTGGGACGACCCGGCCATGGACTGGCGCACGGTGCGGCTGGCGCTGGTGCGCAACACCTGGGACAGCCACCTGCGCCGGGACGCCTTCGTCGCCTGGGCGGACAAGGTGGGTCGCCTCACGCAGCTCCAGAACCCCGCGCCGGTGCTGCGCTGGAACACGCACAAGGCCTACCTGCGCGAGTTGGAGGAGAAGGGCGTCGCGGTGACGCCCACCGTGTGGGTGCGCCAGGGCGACACGCTCGACGTGGGCGCGCTGGCGGCCGAGCGCGGCTGGGACACGGTGGTGCTCAAGCCCGCGGTGTCGGCGGGCGCGCTCAAGACGCACATCTTCCCGCGCGCGGAGGCGGACGCGGCCACCGCCCGCGTCGCCGCGCTGGCCCGCGAGGGTGACGTCATGGTGCAGCCCTACCTCACCACCTTCGAGAAGGAAGGCGAGCGCAGCTACATCTACTTCGACGGCGCCTTCAGCCACGCGGTGCACCGGCCGCCCACGCTGGCGGACGCGCCGCGCGGCTTCTCCAAGCCCGTGGCCTTCACACCGGAGAACCCTGCCGAGCTGCGGCTGGCGGAGTCCGTGCTGGAGGCCGTGGGCCAGCCCCTGCTCTACGCGCGCGTGGACGTGGCCACCGACAACGCGGGCCAGCCGCGGCTCCAGGAGCTGGAGGTCACCGAGCCCAGCCTGTTCCTGTCGCTCGACGCGGGGGCCGCGGACCGCATGGCCCGGGCCATCGCCGCGAAGCTCTGA
- a CDS encoding alpha/beta hydrolase: MRRLPAAVLCAALLASCEDDPVPTPPPPPYTETYPDAGTPTDAGTQEPWACQRSTTVHGAPMTLLAEFQLEMSRASSPAQRTAAIDRFVAEVEEQGGLPLVSDAQAGRPRVAFFVRGEAGRNTFVAGDFNGWSATATPLVQVRDTDLYVAEVEVPRTGPQPYKLVQGGEFFADPGARHVAWDNLNRYDVGQFNSLVYPGLQDATKGRLTAWYGVPSSVLGDARDVFVYTPAVYDGRECPALPVMYLHDGNESLTRESFAEAADTHYAAKPADAAVLVFVALPDQSVRLAQYTFPPARDPEWPTPTGDGYLAFLRDDLMPRVEAAWRVKTGPQETGIAGASLGGLISVYAGFQMPEKFGFVGTQSGTLFWPHDGVVDRDDGNAMVVRAGQEPVVPLRFYVDHGSPVAGCTRDGEEGGDDCESNLLFVQALRSRGYNVMHWNEPGAAHDWFFWKKRLPKLLCSFRNADAAVCGL, from the coding sequence ATGCGCCGTCTGCCTGCTGCCGTGTTGTGCGCCGCCCTGCTCGCATCGTGCGAGGACGACCCTGTTCCCACGCCACCGCCGCCTCCCTACACGGAGACGTACCCGGACGCGGGGACGCCGACGGACGCGGGGACCCAGGAGCCCTGGGCCTGCCAGCGCTCGACGACGGTCCACGGCGCGCCCATGACGCTGCTGGCCGAATTCCAGTTGGAGATGAGCCGCGCTTCCTCCCCGGCGCAGCGCACGGCGGCCATTGACCGCTTCGTGGCGGAGGTGGAGGAGCAGGGCGGCCTGCCGCTCGTCAGCGACGCGCAGGCGGGCCGGCCCCGGGTGGCCTTCTTCGTGCGCGGCGAGGCGGGGCGGAACACCTTCGTCGCGGGCGACTTCAACGGATGGTCCGCTACGGCCACGCCGCTGGTGCAGGTGCGGGACACCGACTTGTACGTGGCGGAGGTGGAGGTGCCTCGCACGGGCCCGCAGCCGTACAAGCTGGTGCAAGGGGGCGAGTTCTTCGCCGACCCGGGCGCGCGCCACGTGGCGTGGGACAACCTCAACCGCTACGACGTGGGGCAGTTCAACTCGCTCGTCTACCCCGGGCTCCAGGACGCCACCAAGGGCCGCCTCACCGCGTGGTACGGCGTGCCCTCCTCCGTGCTGGGCGACGCGCGCGACGTCTTCGTCTACACGCCCGCGGTGTACGACGGGCGGGAGTGCCCGGCGCTGCCGGTGATGTACCTCCATGACGGCAATGAGAGCCTGACGCGCGAGTCCTTCGCGGAGGCGGCGGACACGCACTACGCGGCGAAGCCCGCGGACGCGGCGGTGCTCGTCTTCGTGGCGCTGCCCGACCAATCCGTGCGCCTGGCGCAGTACACCTTCCCGCCCGCGCGCGACCCGGAGTGGCCCACGCCGACGGGGGATGGCTACCTGGCCTTCCTGCGAGACGACCTGATGCCGCGCGTGGAGGCGGCCTGGCGCGTGAAGACGGGGCCGCAGGAGACGGGCATCGCGGGCGCGTCCCTGGGTGGCCTCATCTCCGTGTACGCGGGCTTCCAGATGCCGGAGAAGTTCGGCTTCGTGGGCACCCAGTCCGGCACGCTGTTCTGGCCGCATGACGGCGTGGTGGACCGCGACGACGGCAACGCGATGGTGGTCCGCGCGGGGCAGGAGCCGGTGGTGCCGCTGCGCTTCTACGTGGACCACGGCTCGCCGGTGGCGGGCTGCACGCGGGATGGCGAGGAGGGCGGAGACGACTGCGAATCCAACCTCCTGTTCGTGCAGGCGCTGCGCAGCCGCGGCTACAACGTGATGCATTGGAACGAGCCCGGCGCCGCGCACGACTGGTTCTTCTGGAAGAAGCGCCTGCCCAAGCTGCTGTGCTCCTTCCGCAACGCGGACGCGGCGGTGTGCGGCCTCTGA
- a CDS encoding serine/threonine-protein kinase: MGSDDAFTQTVLSSTEAAMNEAAPRAGEELREGSTLGNYQLEQLLGEGSMGRVFQARHTRLGRQVALKVLRPEHAKDGGFVQRFFQEARTVNQINHEHIVEIFDFVDASKEGGHVYCVMELLRGQSLSVLSQEEKLTLARIQRFVVQVCAALGAAHQVGVVHRDVKPDNLFVIHRGGQPDFVKVLDFGVAKLLTAERGTTNTVDGTIIGTPAYMAPEQAAGLPVDARADIYAVGNILYELISGNPPFQAAAFGHLVVQIITQPPPPLPSHLPSGEPVPPQLAQLVMRCLAKEPEARPQSLAEVTTALLMLPASAESLAPPPADLVLEESERPTQEVQVAVSRRWHRQAAMSLGTAALLVVAAVVTWSGMNPESAPALAPASAPVAELPTSVLSTVVPAVVEAPVAAPRLSPPVTLTVRSFPEGAQVRRVDTGEVLGVTPLVKQVSGEAEPLRLRVELAGYAPLERMVDLGKHAELEVPLVKALPSPRKPPAAAPQRATGKKPRARANTP, from the coding sequence ATGGGCTCCGATGACGCCTTCACGCAGACCGTGCTGTCCAGTACCGAGGCCGCCATGAATGAGGCGGCGCCTCGTGCTGGCGAGGAGCTCCGCGAGGGCTCGACGCTGGGGAACTACCAGCTCGAGCAGCTCCTGGGTGAGGGCTCCATGGGCCGGGTGTTCCAGGCGCGCCACACGCGGCTGGGGCGTCAGGTGGCGCTCAAGGTGCTCCGGCCCGAGCACGCGAAGGACGGCGGCTTCGTGCAGCGCTTCTTCCAGGAGGCGCGCACCGTCAATCAAATCAACCACGAACACATCGTGGAGATTTTCGACTTCGTCGACGCGAGCAAGGAGGGCGGCCACGTCTACTGCGTGATGGAGCTGCTGCGCGGGCAGAGCCTGAGCGTGCTCTCGCAGGAGGAGAAGCTGACGCTCGCGCGCATCCAGCGCTTCGTCGTGCAGGTGTGCGCGGCGCTGGGCGCGGCCCACCAGGTGGGCGTGGTGCACCGGGACGTGAAGCCGGACAACCTCTTCGTCATCCACCGAGGAGGCCAGCCGGACTTCGTGAAGGTGTTGGACTTCGGGGTGGCGAAGCTCCTCACGGCGGAGCGCGGCACCACCAACACGGTGGATGGCACCATCATCGGCACGCCCGCGTACATGGCCCCGGAGCAGGCCGCGGGGCTGCCGGTGGACGCTCGCGCGGACATCTACGCGGTGGGCAACATCCTCTACGAGCTCATCTCCGGGAACCCTCCGTTCCAGGCCGCGGCCTTCGGCCACCTGGTGGTGCAGATCATCACCCAGCCTCCGCCGCCGCTGCCCTCGCACCTGCCGTCGGGCGAGCCGGTGCCGCCGCAACTGGCGCAGTTGGTCATGCGGTGTCTGGCGAAGGAGCCCGAGGCCCGGCCGCAGAGTCTGGCGGAGGTGACGACGGCGCTCCTGATGTTGCCCGCGTCGGCGGAGTCCCTGGCGCCGCCCCCCGCGGACCTGGTGCTGGAGGAGTCGGAGCGGCCCACGCAAGAGGTGCAGGTGGCGGTGAGCCGCCGCTGGCACCGGCAGGCCGCGATGTCGCTGGGCACGGCGGCGCTGCTGGTGGTGGCCGCGGTGGTCACCTGGTCGGGGATGAATCCGGAGTCCGCGCCCGCGCTCGCGCCGGCCTCCGCGCCGGTGGCGGAGCTGCCCACGTCCGTGTTGTCCACCGTCGTTCCCGCCGTGGTGGAGGCGCCCGTCGCCGCGCCCCGGCTCAGCCCACCCGTCACGCTCACCGTCCGCTCCTTCCCGGAGGGCGCGCAGGTGCGGCGCGTGGACACCGGTGAGGTGCTGGGCGTGACGCCGCTGGTGAAGCAGGTGTCGGGCGAGGCCGAGCCGCTGCGGCTGCGCGTGGAGCTGGCCGGCTACGCTCCGCTGGAGCGGATGGTGGACCTGGGCAAGCACGCCGAGTTGGAGGTGCCGCTGGTCAAGGCGCTGCCTTCACCCCGGAAGCCCCCGGCGGCGGCGCCGCAGCGCGCGACGGGCAAGAAGCCCCGCGCGCGCGCCAACACCCCGTAG
- a CDS encoding metallophosphoesterase, which yields MDTARFIFFAIATCIATVAAHVYLYRRLFADTSEHRTWRRVGMTLMTALAVPLILSWSVTRFIPMDSTFAVATAVWTWMGMSIYLLLSLWVLSGARRVAARLSRTRSGTNAQTNGDSVEPRGQTHTAGATEPHATLAATGTEAVSRPSVMEPPTHGASEAHVAIAASAPVDADRRRFLARATAGGAVLAAGGVTGFGMWSAFHPPVVNEVAVKLPGLPKALDGFTIVHLSDIHVGPVIRRRFMDELVRRCNDLRPDLMCITGDLVDGHVETLSPAVSALSELKSRHGAYFVTGNHEYYWNAAAWSDALERMGVQVLRNRHVRIGDAAASFDLLGVDDWSAGKMGFQQSYDLGTAMAGRDVERASVLLAHQPSNWKVAAQQGVGLQLSGHTHGGQFFPFTLAVSAIWEHDAGLFHEGDRHLYVSRGTGFWGPPLRVGAPPEIVRVTLLA from the coding sequence ATGGACACCGCGCGCTTCATCTTCTTCGCCATCGCCACCTGCATCGCCACCGTGGCCGCTCACGTCTATCTGTACCGGCGCCTCTTCGCGGACACCTCGGAGCACCGCACGTGGCGCCGCGTGGGCATGACGCTGATGACGGCCCTGGCCGTGCCGCTGATTCTGTCGTGGTCGGTGACGCGCTTCATTCCCATGGACTCCACGTTCGCCGTGGCCACCGCCGTGTGGACGTGGATGGGCATGTCCATCTACCTGCTGCTCTCACTCTGGGTATTGAGCGGTGCACGGCGCGTCGCGGCGCGACTTTCACGCACACGTTCAGGAACGAACGCTCAGACCAACGGGGACAGCGTGGAGCCGCGGGGACAGACGCACACGGCTGGCGCCACGGAGCCCCATGCGACACTGGCCGCCACTGGCACCGAGGCGGTGTCGCGCCCCTCCGTCATGGAGCCGCCGACGCACGGCGCATCGGAGGCGCACGTCGCCATCGCGGCGAGCGCCCCGGTGGATGCGGACCGCCGCCGCTTCCTTGCCCGGGCCACGGCCGGGGGAGCGGTGCTCGCCGCGGGGGGCGTGACGGGCTTCGGCATGTGGAGCGCGTTCCATCCGCCGGTGGTGAACGAGGTGGCGGTGAAGCTGCCCGGGCTGCCCAAGGCGCTGGATGGCTTCACCATCGTCCACCTGAGTGACATCCACGTGGGCCCCGTCATCCGGCGCCGCTTCATGGATGAGCTGGTGCGTCGCTGCAACGACCTGCGCCCGGACCTGATGTGCATCACGGGCGACCTGGTGGACGGGCACGTGGAGACGCTGTCGCCCGCGGTGTCCGCGCTCTCCGAGCTGAAGTCACGCCATGGGGCGTACTTCGTCACCGGCAACCATGAGTACTACTGGAACGCCGCGGCGTGGTCGGACGCGCTGGAGCGCATGGGGGTGCAGGTGCTGCGCAACCGCCACGTGCGCATTGGTGACGCGGCGGCGTCCTTCGACCTGCTGGGCGTGGATGACTGGTCCGCGGGGAAGATGGGTTTCCAACAGTCCTACGACTTGGGCACGGCGATGGCGGGGCGCGATGTGGAGCGGGCCTCGGTGCTGCTGGCGCACCAGCCGTCGAACTGGAAGGTGGCGGCGCAACAGGGTGTGGGGTTGCAGCTCTCGGGGCACACGCATGGGGGCCAGTTCTTCCCCTTCACGCTGGCGGTGTCCGCCATCTGGGAACACGACGCGGGCCTGTTTCACGAAGGGGACCGGCACTTGTATGTCAGCCGGGGAACAGGCTTCTGGGGTCCGCCGCTGCGCGTAGGCGCGCCGCCCGAAATCGTCCGGGTGACACTGTTGGCGTGA
- a CDS encoding TetR/AcrR family transcriptional regulator — protein MSREPAQRELKQERAARTRMEILEAAIQLFARRGFLATTMADLSRAIRMTPGALYWHFPTKEDLLLAAIEELHQRCLREFQPLGDLRQRAAMEQLQSISERAHRFLREHREYGIFFAMLAAEATDSNDQVAEAIREKLDLYAKTLEGIIRHGQKTGDFRQDVDACHTAHSLLGGFLGVLVHQNLFRASMDFDLPVASLSRLMTAGIGSTSAAG, from the coding sequence ATGTCCAGGGAACCCGCCCAGCGAGAGCTGAAACAAGAGCGTGCCGCGCGCACGCGCATGGAGATTCTGGAGGCCGCCATCCAGCTCTTCGCGCGGAGGGGATTCCTCGCGACGACGATGGCGGACTTATCCCGCGCCATCCGGATGACGCCCGGCGCGCTGTACTGGCATTTCCCCACCAAGGAAGACCTGCTGCTGGCTGCGATTGAGGAATTGCACCAGCGCTGTCTGCGTGAGTTCCAACCCCTGGGTGACTTGCGTCAGCGCGCGGCGATGGAACAACTCCAGAGCATCTCCGAGCGCGCCCACCGCTTCCTTCGCGAGCACCGTGAATACGGCATCTTCTTCGCGATGCTCGCGGCCGAGGCGACGGACTCGAATGACCAGGTGGCGGAGGCCATCCGAGAGAAGCTGGACCTCTACGCCAAGACACTGGAAGGCATCATCCGCCACGGCCAGAAGACCGGCGACTTCCGCCAGGACGTGGACGCGTGCCACACGGCGCACAGCTTGCTCGGCGGGTTCCTGGGCGTGCTCGTGCACCAGAACCTCTTCCGCGCCTCCATGGACTTCGACCTGCCCGTGGCGTCCCTGAGCCGCCTGATGACAGCGGGGATTGGGAGCACCTCCGCGGCGGGGTGA
- a CDS encoding amidohydrolase family protein, with translation MSMSPRLLLAALSAVLLFTAGCDGDEPGCEGANCNPQAVCGNGQREAGEQCDDGNRVNGDGCENDCTLTPPDPGAVCGNGRLEGDEICDDGNTVNGDGCESDCTPTFTVCPAANAPALPDGATCAVTQAGSSARLFTGVVLKDGETLLGGQVLVDAQGVITCAACDCSAAAGAAEATQVSCPGGVISPGLVNPHEHITYPMEPYVGTEERYEHRHEWRTGRNGHTRINSPAASAADNVRWGELRQMMAGATSMAGAGGQAGLLRNLDVNNTALQEGLGEGVVDSDTFPLSDTSGNLIASGCSYPSRPTTSSLPRTAAYLPHISEGISAAAHNEFLCLSTGDNDVMQARTAVIHGIGLTAKEIHLMGQRGTGLIWSPRSNIALYGDTAMVTAYKNVGVTIALGTDWLRSGSMNLLRELQCADYLNATHFARSFSDVELWQMVTSSAADLVDVFEKTGRISEGKVADLAIFQLRTFANSPHRAVITSNPEHVVLTMRGGKPLYGDQALMAALKGADACDTLDVCGSQKEVCLQSEIGKNLAGLTAGATHKYPLFACGTPENEPSCSPRRASLDSRWPAVVNNSTSYTGEIRDADTDGDGVANNVDNCPNIFNPIRPMDNGKQADTDGDGIGDACDPCPLEAGNACTAFVVGDDDHDGIPTWLDNCPFVSNPDQADADGDGKGDACDACPTTPNPGNLGCPATIHELKTRVNGNLPLLGTPVSIPDVVVTGVAKGGASTQGYWVQTHPLPSGASVDNSGLYVYSPKGDLAVGDRIDISSGTLILYFGLPELTEVTYVKRGSGGEVPAPVVVTTADIRTGGPRASALEGVLVEVRDVASNTTVDEFGQFLVNEAGNPGQPGLMIDDQAYAFPPPTVGTRFGVLRGVLTYNFNDSKLIPRSAADMQQPPPALTAFGPNGFARAGGSAPVNTFPQALTLTLASAYASPLDVTITSSNSAALSVPEGRVTIPAGQTSVTVPVLAQAAAQSVTLTANLGGSSQTATLRVLGANEQPEVLQLNPDAVTMVPGGEVVFTVVLDRPAPANATVALSVTPGAGFGTFVPGASLAVEENATSATFSFIADAAATATEPGTVTASIGASSASATVTLDLNAARLTSMTPSSAVTIPAGSTQAFTVTVDRAVPQDTLVELAAVPGAGVPAYGTVPATVTILAGATEASFTFTADAQGEGTGTVYASLYGVTQATELTVLPPPPALRTVTPAVATVYFSTTQVFTVTLDRAAQAGGVTVELTLEPATGMGTLSSASVIIPEGQTSGTVTFTAGENLIQGRLIATYAGVSRGADITIADRPAVDHIVISEISARGVTAQNDEFIELYNPTGADITLNGWKVQYKSAASTTNYSGSVDIPDGTVIRAYGFLLLTHNTGYTGTVTRDVGYGFDMSASATGGGHVRIGPNLDASNLNDPNTVDKMGYGTANQPEGSPAAAHPAAGGSLERKARPNSTPESMAEGGADALAGNGHDTDDNGSDFIVRAVRQPQNSQSPTEQP, from the coding sequence ATGAGTATGTCCCCACGTCTATTACTGGCCGCGCTCAGCGCGGTCCTTCTCTTTACCGCCGGATGTGACGGCGACGAGCCGGGTTGCGAGGGCGCGAACTGCAACCCGCAAGCGGTCTGCGGCAACGGCCAGCGCGAAGCGGGTGAGCAGTGTGACGACGGCAACCGGGTCAACGGCGACGGTTGCGAGAACGACTGTACGCTGACGCCCCCGGACCCGGGCGCCGTATGTGGCAACGGCCGCCTGGAAGGCGACGAGATTTGCGACGACGGCAACACGGTGAATGGTGACGGCTGTGAGTCGGACTGCACGCCGACGTTCACCGTCTGCCCCGCGGCGAACGCGCCCGCGCTGCCGGATGGCGCGACCTGCGCGGTGACGCAGGCCGGCTCCTCCGCGCGCCTCTTCACGGGCGTGGTGCTGAAGGACGGCGAGACGCTGCTGGGCGGTCAGGTGCTGGTGGACGCGCAGGGCGTCATCACGTGCGCCGCGTGTGACTGCTCCGCCGCGGCGGGCGCCGCCGAGGCCACGCAGGTCTCCTGCCCGGGTGGCGTCATCTCCCCGGGTCTGGTGAACCCGCACGAGCACATCACCTACCCGATGGAGCCGTACGTCGGCACCGAGGAGCGTTACGAGCACCGCCACGAGTGGCGGACCGGCCGCAACGGCCACACGCGCATCAACAGCCCCGCGGCCAGCGCCGCGGACAACGTCCGCTGGGGCGAGCTGCGCCAGATGATGGCCGGCGCCACGTCCATGGCGGGCGCGGGCGGCCAGGCGGGCCTGCTGCGCAACCTGGACGTGAACAACACCGCGCTCCAGGAGGGCCTGGGCGAGGGCGTGGTGGACTCCGACACGTTCCCGCTGAGCGACACCAGCGGCAACCTGATTGCCTCGGGTTGCAGCTACCCCTCGCGTCCGACGACGAGCTCGCTGCCGCGCACGGCCGCGTACCTGCCGCACATCTCCGAGGGCATCTCGGCGGCGGCGCACAACGAGTTCCTCTGCCTCTCCACCGGCGACAATGACGTGATGCAGGCGCGCACCGCCGTCATCCACGGCATCGGCCTGACGGCGAAGGAAATCCACCTGATGGGCCAGCGTGGCACGGGCCTCATCTGGTCGCCCCGCTCCAACATCGCGCTGTACGGCGACACGGCCATGGTGACGGCCTACAAGAACGTCGGCGTCACCATCGCGCTGGGCACCGACTGGCTGCGCTCCGGCTCCATGAACCTGCTGCGCGAGCTCCAGTGCGCCGACTACCTCAACGCCACGCACTTCGCGCGCTCCTTCAGCGACGTGGAGCTGTGGCAGATGGTGACGTCGAGCGCCGCGGACCTGGTGGACGTCTTCGAGAAGACGGGCCGCATCTCCGAGGGCAAGGTGGCCGACCTGGCCATCTTCCAGCTCCGCACCTTCGCCAACTCGCCGCACCGCGCGGTCATCACCTCGAACCCGGAGCACGTGGTCCTCACCATGCGCGGTGGCAAGCCGCTCTACGGTGACCAGGCGCTCATGGCCGCCCTGAAGGGCGCGGACGCCTGCGACACGTTGGACGTGTGCGGCTCGCAGAAGGAAGTCTGCCTCCAGTCGGAGATTGGGAAGAACCTGGCGGGGCTGACGGCGGGCGCCACGCACAAGTACCCGCTGTTCGCCTGTGGCACGCCGGAGAACGAGCCGTCGTGCTCGCCCCGCCGCGCCTCGCTGGACTCGCGCTGGCCCGCGGTGGTGAACAACTCCACCAGCTACACGGGTGAGATTCGCGACGCGGACACGGACGGTGACGGCGTGGCCAACAACGTCGACAACTGCCCGAACATCTTCAACCCCATCCGCCCCATGGACAATGGCAAGCAGGCGGACACGGACGGCGACGGCATCGGCGATGCGTGCGACCCCTGCCCGCTGGAGGCTGGCAACGCCTGCACCGCGTTCGTCGTGGGCGACGATGACCACGACGGCATCCCGACGTGGCTGGACAACTGCCCGTTCGTCTCCAACCCCGACCAGGCGGACGCGGACGGCGACGGCAAGGGCGACGCGTGCGACGCGTGCCCCACCACGCCGAACCCGGGGAACCTGGGCTGCCCGGCCACCATCCACGAGCTGAAGACGCGCGTGAATGGCAACCTGCCGCTGCTCGGCACGCCGGTGTCCATCCCCGACGTGGTCGTCACGGGCGTGGCCAAGGGAGGCGCGAGCACCCAGGGCTACTGGGTGCAGACGCATCCGCTGCCCTCGGGCGCGAGCGTCGACAACTCCGGCCTCTACGTGTACTCACCCAAGGGTGACCTCGCGGTGGGTGACCGCATCGACATCAGCTCCGGTACGCTGATTCTCTACTTCGGTCTGCCCGAGCTGACGGAGGTGACGTACGTCAAGCGCGGCTCCGGTGGCGAGGTCCCCGCGCCGGTGGTGGTGACGACGGCCGACATCCGGACGGGTGGCCCGCGCGCCTCCGCGCTGGAAGGCGTGCTGGTGGAGGTCCGTGACGTGGCGTCCAACACCACGGTGGACGAGTTCGGTCAGTTCCTGGTCAACGAGGCGGGCAACCCCGGCCAGCCGGGCCTGATGATTGATGACCAGGCCTACGCCTTCCCGCCGCCGACGGTGGGGACGCGCTTCGGCGTGCTGCGCGGTGTGCTGACGTACAACTTCAATGACTCCAAGCTCATCCCGCGCTCCGCGGCGGACATGCAGCAGCCGCCGCCGGCCCTCACGGCCTTCGGTCCGAACGGCTTCGCCCGGGCGGGCGGCTCGGCGCCGGTGAACACGTTCCCGCAGGCGCTGACGCTGACGCTGGCCTCGGCCTATGCGTCGCCGCTCGACGTCACCATCACCTCGTCCAACTCGGCCGCGCTGAGCGTGCCGGAAGGGCGCGTCACCATCCCTGCCGGTCAGACGTCGGTGACGGTGCCGGTGCTGGCGCAGGCCGCCGCGCAGAGCGTGACGCTGACGGCGAACCTGGGTGGTTCCTCGCAGACGGCCACCCTCCGGGTGCTGGGTGCGAACGAGCAGCCCGAGGTGCTCCAGTTGAACCCGGACGCCGTGACGATGGTGCCCGGCGGCGAGGTGGTCTTCACGGTGGTGCTGGACCGTCCGGCGCCCGCGAACGCCACGGTGGCGCTGAGCGTGACTCCGGGCGCCGGCTTCGGGACCTTCGTTCCCGGCGCCAGCCTGGCGGTGGAGGAGAACGCCACCTCGGCCACGTTCAGCTTCATCGCGGACGCGGCGGCCACGGCCACCGAGCCCGGCACGGTGACGGCCAGCATCGGGGCGAGCAGCGCGAGCGCCACGGTGACGCTGGACCTGAACGCGGCCCGGCTGACGTCGATGACGCCGTCCTCGGCGGTGACGATTCCGGCGGGGAGCACGCAGGCGTTCACGGTGACGGTGGACCGCGCCGTGCCGCAGGACACGCTGGTGGAGCTGGCGGCCGTCCCGGGCGCGGGCGTCCCGGCGTACGGCACGGTGCCGGCCACCGTGACGATTCTGGCGGGTGCGACCGAGGCGTCCTTCACCTTCACCGCGGATGCGCAGGGTGAGGGCACGGGCACGGTGTACGCCTCGCTGTACGGCGTCACCCAGGCCACCGAGCTCACGGTGCTGCCGCCGCCCCCGGCGCTCCGCACGGTGACGCCGGCCGTGGCCACGGTGTACTTCTCCACGACCCAGGTCTTCACGGTGACGCTGGACCGCGCGGCGCAGGCGGGCGGTGTCACGGTGGAGCTGACGCTGGAGCCGGCCACCGGCATGGGGACGCTGTCCAGCGCCTCCGTCATCATCCCCGAGGGTCAGACGAGCGGCACGGTGACGTTCACCGCGGGTGAGAACCTCATCCAGGGCCGCCTGATTGCCACCTACGCGGGCGTCTCGCGCGGCGCGGACATCACCATCGCGGACCGTCCGGCCGTGGACCACATCGTCATCAGCGAGATTTCGGCGCGCGGCGTGACGGCTCAGAACGACGAGTTCATCGAGCTCTACAACCCGACGGGCGCGGACATCACGCTGAACGGCTGGAAGGTCCAGTACAAGAGCGCGGCGAGCACCACGAACTACTCCGGCTCCGTGGACATCCCGGACGGCACGGTCATCCGGGCCTACGGCTTCCTGCTGCTCACGCACAACACGGGCTACACCGGTACGGTGACCCGGGACGTGGGTTACGGCTTCGACATGTCCGCGTCGGCGACCGGCGGCGGCCACGTCCGCATCGGGCCGAACCTGGACGCGAGCAACCTGAACGACCCGAACACGGTGGACAAGATGGGCTACGGCACGGCGAACCAGCCCGAGGGCAGCCCCGCCGCGGCGCACCCCGCCGCGGGCGGAAGCCTCGAGCGCAAGGCGCGTCCGAACTCGACGCCGGAGTCCATGGCGGAGGGCGGCGCCGACGCGCTGGCCGGCAATGGTCACGACACCGACGACAACGGCAGCGACTTCATCGTCCGCGCCGTGCGCCAGCCGCAGAACTCGCAGAGCCCGACGGAGCAGCCGTAA
- a CDS encoding FHA domain-containing protein — protein MALKEKFRAKYPHPWLVWEAGAWNVPEVVEGNVAATRLPLTDLRDCLPAGDALCFELVGQTDGSPLRLGRSSNNPLVVNDATVSREQLHLAPTLEGRWQVTRVEGARPVTLGDTSLEAERPTVLQPGVQLQVGDVRLTFHEAEDFNERIGRIAAQVLAQTVGAPR, from the coding sequence ATGGCTCTCAAGGAAAAGTTTCGCGCCAAGTACCCACACCCGTGGCTGGTGTGGGAGGCAGGCGCGTGGAATGTCCCCGAAGTGGTGGAGGGCAACGTGGCCGCCACCCGGCTGCCGCTGACCGACCTGAGGGACTGCCTGCCCGCTGGTGACGCGCTGTGTTTCGAATTGGTGGGGCAGACGGACGGCAGCCCGCTCCGCCTGGGCCGCTCCTCGAACAACCCGCTGGTCGTCAACGACGCCACCGTGTCGCGCGAGCAGTTGCACCTGGCCCCCACGCTGGAGGGCCGCTGGCAGGTGACGCGCGTGGAGGGCGCTCGGCCGGTGACGCTGGGCGACACGAGCCTGGAGGCCGAGCGCCCCACGGTGCTCCAGCCCGGCGTGCAGCTCCAGGTGGGTGATGTCCGCCTCACCTTCCACGAAGCAGAGGACTTCAACGAGCGCATCGGGCGCATCGCCGCGCAAGTGCTCGCCCAGACGGTGGGCGCGCCGCGCTGA